TTTACCACGGAGATGACCCTCATCATGCACAGGTGAGCATGTGACCCTATTTGATGGTACCCCCCATCTGTGCCCGTAAGCTTCATCTTCGCTTCTATCTTACAGGAAGTCACACACCGCAGATCCCTTTCACAAATGTCAGTTCTGCAACAAAACCTTCACGAACATGACCAAATACCTCTACCATCGGCGAACTCACCTCAGCCTCGACACCCCCGGCACGCTGACCCCAAGCGCTTCCATCAGTGTACTCCAAATCCTAATTTTAGCAGTCCCCAACTTGTAAGTCATGTTTCATTAgctgttgtctcatcaatgcaGGTGGATGCCGCTCCACGCCGAGCCTCTCTGTCTACTCTCGCCATCCTGCAGAGAGTGAGGGAAAAGAAGAACCTGATAGCCCCCCTCacagaggaggagatggagaagatggaCCAGGATCCTGCGGGGGTCTCTCAGAGCAGAAGTAAAGAGGCCAAGCAAGGAGAGATGATTGAGGACGTAGTATCAGCGGCAGCGGCTGAAGAAGGCTCAGCCCCCAAACCTGAAGAAGTTGCATCCAGCTCAGCCGTTTCGTTAGATAAACCATTCACTTGTCAGACCTGCTCCAAGAGGTTCCTCTCACAGCTGCAGCTCATCCATCACCGTCGCACGGCACACGCCCCCGAACGCAGATTCCTGTGCGGCATCTGCGGCAAGTCCTTCAAAAAGCAGATCCACGTGCGCAATCACATCCGCACGCACACCGGCGAGCGGCCGTTCCAGTGCGCCGACTGCGGCAAGACCTTCTCGTCCCTCGCCAACCTCACGCGACACAACCTCATCCACACCGGCCTGAGGCCTTACCGCTGCAACTGGTGCCACCGGTCCTTCTCGCAGTCGTCCAACCTGCGCCAGCACAGCTTGCTCCACTTCGGGGGGGCCGGGCTGAACTGCCCCGACTGCCCCGCCACGTTCCGCTGGGCCAAAAAGCTGGCAGCACATCGTTTTATTCATCATCCGGGATCTCCTGCCCCGTTCCCGTGTCCTCACTGCGATGACGGATTCCTCACAAGGAAGCAACGGGACGGCCACTGTTTAGAGCAGCACCCCATCCTGCCCCCGGTTGGACATGCAGAAGTGGTGGACGTCAAATCCGAGGCATCCACATCAACGGTGTGCAAGGTCAAATCAGAAGATCCCAGCAGTGTTACACGAGGAGGCCTGGACTGCAACATCTGCGGGAAGAAGCTCAACTCTGCCGCCAACCTTAGACTTCATAAACTGAGCCACCTTGGTGGTGCTGGGCGGCCACATGGCGCCCTGGGGAAGCGTGCCAAAGCCCACCAGTGCCTCGTCTGCGGCAAATTCTTTGCGTCCACCTCCAGCGTGGCGCTACACCAGAGGGTCCACACCGGTGAGCGCCCCTTCCCTTGCCAGGAGTGCGGCAAGCGCTTCCGCCAGAACACGCACCTGCGCGAGCATCTTCGCACGCACTCCGGGGAGCGGCCATTCAGCTGCGAGGAGTGCGGGAAGTGCTTCATCCAGAGCATGCACTTGGCGGAGCACCGGCGTACACACACGGGCGAGCGCCCGCACGTCTGTCCCCAGTGCGGCAAAGCCTTCAAGACCTTCTCGAACCTGAGAAACCACAAGACGACGCACAGCAAGCAGCAGAGGTTGGACAAggaggctgctgctgctgctcaggtTGCCGTGGCAACAACCAGCTCAACCGTGACTGTGGTGGAGGGTCCTGCGGTGGAACTAGCAAAGGGGCAGTCTCACCTCATCCAAATTCACGCATCTGATGGTCAACAGGTCAGTGGATCTGGTGATCAAAAGCACACCACATCAATGGGGAATTAAATATGTCCATCTCTGTCACAGGGCACCCCGACTATCATGTGCAACGAGTTCGGGGAGACCATCGCCATCATCGAAAGCAGCGAGGGTGTGGCGCTGCCCCTTGAGCAAGCCCTGGAGATCTTTCATACAGCGTTGGAGAACGGCCTCACCGTGGAAGGAATGCAGCTACTCTGAGGACAAACAGCAGTCAACCAAAAAACAGACATAATAAATGCTTACAAATGACTTTAGTAGCAGATAATGGTTTTCGTTGTCGAGGACACTATCttgcaaatgtttttaaagTGTATAAATGAATTGTACCTTATgatctttttttaatgattatttttattgtacatttctgTGAAGCGGATGTGACCGGCTGCCACCAAATTGTTTTAactcaaatgttttgtttttgcatcacTACCATCATTAACAACCTTTACCACCTAATTGCTTTTTTATTGGCATATTGAAAGTTacagatacaaaaaaaaagtgtttttgtctcTCGGATACTGGAACAgcaaaaaacaagtaaaacacaaacatttaaaagcCATACAATTGTGTAATctttttgttttaccttttaagGAATGGGCACCATTTTTAACAGTTCATATGTGTCCATAAAGACTACAGTATTTATCCAAGATGTGATCAGTGATTTTGATTGCGGCTTGCGTATAGCTCTATGATGAGCAATAAAGTGACGAAAAGGGAAGAAAGATGTGCTtgtctaaaaaatatttttttccttctacTGAAggaatacaatgaaaaaaaatgcctggtttgttaaaaaaaaaaaggtcatcaaGGGAAGACTGGAGCATAGAGGGGTGTGCATGCGTGACGCAGCGTCCTATAAATGACAAGCCAAGACTAAAGACAGTGAATGCAATGACAGGAGaattcattaataaaataaaataaaaaattcacagGAACAAACCCACTATAAGTCAAAAtacgtatttaaaaaaatgacaatcccccccccaaaaaaggatAATGGCCGATGATGCACTAACCTTCCTTCATGCTTAACTGACAAGAGGCACGGGAATGTTTGCTTCCTTTCTGACTGGTACGCGCAGGGAAATAGCGGGAATGATGGCACAGCCAGAGAAGTCAACTTTGCAGGCGCTCATAAACCTTTTAAGGTCTTgagaatgaacaaatgaacctGCAACGCAGACGGGTTGCAGGTTCCAGGGATGTTAAGTGTTGAGGgcccagcccccccccacccgagtGTATGCGGAAACTTCAAAAGAAACTTTCCCGTTTCATTCCAAGCAAATGTCTTTTTTAAAGCCGCTGGCTTTTCCCAGACTGATCATTTCATCACATCCGAGGGAGGAATGTCTCTCCAAGGTGATCAATACAAAAGGTGTTtccacaccttttttttttggtattagGTCTCACATCATCACAAAAAGATCTCATGTCTTctgggaaaaggaaaaaaaaaccaaaaaattccGAAACACATCTGCCATCCTCATCTCGAAGAGTCCTGTGAATCACCGGGATCCTCTGGGCTCCCTTCACCcccttcctcttcatcatcctgcAAATCCCCGCCCCCTCTCCCTCCATCCAGTGATTGGGTACCGGAGGGTCCAGGTAGGGCGTCGTGGGGAACGGGTAGCCCCGATGCATCGGAGGGGGCGGCCGTCTGCATGATCTTCTGCCGAACCTCCCTGATCTTGAGCTGCAGGCACACCTTTGTGGGGAATATATCGGAGTATCTCGTCTGGAAGGCTGCGGTGGCTTGAGCTGCAAACGGGGACACAGGATGATGCAAGTGGGAACGTCCATTCGCTTGACCTCATAagggtcacgggtgagctggaaAATAACCcggctgacttttttttttaggtgagaGGCGACTTAAACCCTTGGTCACCACCCAATCACAAGACACATGGACTGTACCACTGTGTGACTTACCTGATGGAAAGAAGCCCTGCTGCTCCTGGAACAGTTGCATGACCAGCGCCCTCCTCTGGTCCAGCGTTCGGCGCAGGGACGAATACGGCACTTTGTCAAACTCCAGCTCGGCCAGGATGTCCTCACCGTCCGTACCCGCCGCTCGTTCAAAAGTAAAGATGTCACCCTCGCATTTGGCGGCGCTTTTGGGCGTGTTGGGCTCCGAGCTGCAGCTGGAACGCCGTCGACTCTTCCTCTTAGGGGACGCTTGGTCATCGGTGGCAGAGTCCAAATCTGGACCATAGGAGAATATGACCAAAGGTGattttaatgcacaaaacaaTTATTCATGGCTATATTGGAAGTAGTAGCAGTATCTATCATTCATCACTATAACATCAAAGTTGATATGTCGGATTAAAGTGTTAAAGTTAtgcaaaagtgacatttttaatgAGGTTTAAcagtaatgttaatgttaggctgcacggtggtcgagtggttagcacgcaggcctcacagctaaaaggcccgagttcaattccacccatctctgtgtggagtttgcatgttctccccgtgcatgagtgggttttctccgggtactccggtttcctcccacattccaaaaacatgctaggttaattggcgactccaaattgtccataggtatgaatgcgagtgtgaatggttgtttgtctatatgtgcccagtgattggctggcgaccagcccagggtgtaccctgcctctcgcccgaagacagctgggataggctccagcacccccgcgaccctcgtgaggaaaagcggcagaaaatgaatgaatgagtaatgtTAATGGCTGCATGGTGCAGGAGTGGTTTGcctgcatgcctcacagctaaaagactcgagttcaattccacccttccacccatctctatgtggagtttgcatgttctccccgtacatccgtgggttttctccgggtactccggtttcctcccacattccaaaaacatgctaggttaattggcgactccaaattgtccataggtatgaatgtgagtgtgaatggttgtttgtctatatgtgccctgtgattggctggcgaccagtccagggtgtgccccgcctctcgcccaaagacgacAGGCAGCACGAAGGACAAACCTTCCTCATGGACATGATACCGCCTCTGACCTAACCCGAGCTGAAGGAGCCTGCTACATGTATACGCTCATTAATGAACCATCGTTCAGCTAAAAATGTGGGAGCTATTAGTTTGACTAATTAGAACGAATGTGACTATAATGTTAGCGCTGtaaaaacatgatttatttcTTCTGACTCAGACCTGTGGAGTTCTTCCTCTTGCGTCGATAGCTGCCCAAGATGGCGCGCGGCGAGGTGGCAAGGCTCTGAAGCGTGGGTGAAGGTAGCACCTCTTCCGGTCGAAACTCAGGCAGCTCTGCGAAACGTTCCTCAAAGTAGACCTCCGACAACACCCTTCCCGaccagcaaatacaaagacacacaaacacacacaaaagtataTATGCACCGTCCGCCATTTGAGTGCACTGCACTTAAACTAGTGAAGACACTCACTTGTCCACAGAGTCAAAAGTCTTCTTCAGTGGTGGGGGGCGGGCTTTGACTTTCTTTGGTGCAGGCCCGTCTTTGTCAGTGTGGGGTGGCGGCAGGGTGGGCTCTGTGGCAGATGGAGGTGGTAGGGGAGAGGAAGGGAGGGATTCCTTCCATCCAGCCTAAAGAAAAACACCCACAGATGATTTAAAGTACAAAATTGGTTGTACAAAAAAGCCATCAGTTCTCTAACCTCTCTGGAGGTTTCGGCTGTACTGGAGCCCTCTGGTGGCTTTTCAGAGGATGGCAGCTCTTCTGCTGAATGTGCAGCAGGAGACTCGGTCTGTCCTGCTGGTTCTGTGTCGAAGGAGAAGTGGCTGTTTGATGCcacctctctttctctttcccgCTCCCTTTCCCTTTCTCGCTCCTTTCCACGACCCCCTCCTTCGTAGTTGCCCACAGGGATGCTGGCCAGTGTTGCCTTCACTTTCTGGGGGGGCCTGACAGGAAGCTGGCTGAGCTTAGGTGTGCCGGGTGTATtgcctgacaaaaaaaataataatttgaatacatatatacaaatataaatatacacaatgACTACTTGTGTGTAACCAGTAGAGGAATTGGTCAATTACAACTAGcataaataatccaaataaCAAGTCTATTCAATTAACAAATTAACCAAGCCTCTTTTAGTCTTGTTCATAgtctacaaaaacaaacaaccaccGAGGTCTGTAATTATCGCcatgtcaaatttttttttactgtggctGAAGGCAACCTCCTAATTAAGTTTAATAAATGTAACTCAACAAGATGGCAGTGGCTGCATTTGAGATATCATCTACCTCTGGATGCCACTTAGATATCAGTGGGGGAAAAAGGAAGCATTACGCAATTAACTCATATTAGTGGTATTACGGCTGACAGAGCAGTTTGCTCCTCATTGGTTTTGTTGCTGATGACAATATACTTCGTGGTAAAATCAAACTAAGTTTGCCTTTCCATGTTCTCATGCACTTCAAATCATACCTtgttattagggatgtccgataattattggaaCCGAAAATTATCGACCTGATATCGTtacaaaatgtgatatcagatttttttcccagatcatgaaaaccgatatttaaaaaacgctgtatacaacacatgctCATTCCACCACAGAAGATATGATATCGGTTTCAGAAATTAAGAGGTGGGCAATATTGGCATAtcagttttcggcaaaaaagccattATCGGACATGTTATAGCTACTTGTTATCCATGATGCGTTTTTATTTGTTGGAAACTCGTATTTCAAATTTGACTAATCACCTGCTTCCAATTaatgactattatattatattcattcattcattcattcattttctaccgcttttcctcacgagggttgcggggggtgctggagcctatcccagctgtctttggggcgagaggcgggatacacactggactggtcgccagccaatcacagggcacatatagacaaacaaccattcacactcacattcatacctatggacaatttggagtcgccaattaacctagcatgtttttggaatgtgggaggaaaccggagtacccggagaaaacccacgcatgcacggggagaacatgcaaactcgaagATAAGatacacaaagatggccgagggtggaattgaaccctggtctcctagctgtgaggtttgcgcgctaacctctcgaccgccgtgcagcccatattatattatattatgaccaTATATGGTAGTTTGCTGTCTAAATAAGTACAGCATGACATGTCTTGAAATAAATAGgtggaaaaacaacataaaaagcaATAGCTTGCCTGTCCTGTACAAGACACACATTATCTACTTTGAGTGCATTAGAATAATTTGAGGGGTGTTGCTGCTTTAAAGGGCCATAAAAGTAAGAAGAcaggcatttaaaaacacatatagaATAGTATTAGCACAAATGCCTGAAAAATGCTACAGGTGTGGGCGTACCTGATGTTTGAATTTGAAGAGGAGGACTGTACGGCCTCGTGCAAACAGCAGGCCCACTAGAGGGCACCGCTGATCCGCTACTGCCAGAGCTCTGCACCTGGCGCTCCgactgcacgagtgctgcatcCATCTGCCTTTCGGCCTGCCTGTCCGTCACTCGATCTGCAGGCAGGTGTCGCTCCGGATGGAGACGAGCGACGGCGGCAGGGGCCGCTGTGTGCTTTTGGCCGGAAGCGCTGGAGGGGCTGGAGATGGCGGAGTAGACGGCAGCGCTCGGGGGCACGGCTGCCATGGAGACAACCcccgttgccatggtgacactCTGTGAAGGAGGGTAGATGGCGGTGACGATCTGGCCACCGGAACCAGAGACGGGGGCTGAACTGTGGGGCTGTGGAGATGGTGCTGCGGCCAGGAGTGGAGGTTGACCTGCGGCGGACACAAATTGTTGAAAGCATGGTTCAGATCTATTTTTGTGAGACTTAAAcgtaaccccccccaaaaaaattgcACGACTGAGTGAGAATTCAGACATTTTCCAGAATACAAAGTCCACCTCTAGGTTGCACTGACCTGCAATCAGTGGTTGAACCAGAGTCTGGCCAGCTGGTGGGATTGTTGTGAAGCCTAGGGTGGCCAGGGGAGGTGGCACATATGTGGATGCAGGCACTGGCAGGGCTGGCTGGGTGGGGGGTTGGCTGGAGGCTGCTGTTGTGGACACCAACGGCAGTGACGGGGGGATCCCCGGAGTGGACTGGACGTAGGTGATCCTGCACACATCAAAAGATGATTGATAATTCCAATCATATATTGTTCACGACgccaacaaaacacaaaaagacgGCTTGTGCTACTGGAAAAGGCTGACTCCGTCGTAGTGGAAGGTGACTGGGTTTAGTAACATAACAGAACAGGAAGGAAGAACAAAAAGAGAACTTGTGCAGAAGGGGTCAAAGGGCGAGTAGCACTGCGCTGGATGACTagttttgtgagtgtgtgtgtgtgtgtgtgtgtagctggaGAGGTAGTGTGGGGGTGGAAGGCGGAGGCAGCTGGGGCCACCAATAGCATGACTAACACATCCAGAATAGAGCTGTTCTGCCAAAGCACCTCTGCTGTACTTATTGTTTTCCTCGATTTTGTGCTTTCGGTGCTCCGACAGATATAAAACAATACAACTTCCTGGAGAATATGCCATCGTTTTATCTCAACTCAACAAACGAGGGAGGAATGTCTCTCCAAGGTGATCAATGCAAATGGTGTTGGTCACAGTTTGACACCGTGCATTATCGAGGGCtcataattacataatttaaaTGGTCGATAAATCGATATATccgttatcgtgacaggcctacaaAACAGTAAACACACTACCTAAATCTCAGACACAGAGctgcactagcatgctctgctaaactaagctaatcaGGTCGGCTTCCACCGGTGGTGACCCTGAAGATCATTTTCAGTACCTGGTGGGCGCAGGGGGGAGTAGAACAGTCTGCGAGGCGGTCGGGCCCGGAGCCACCACAGCAGCGGTGGCCACTGTCACAGGCAAGGGGCTAGCAGGGTGGACTGCGCCCTGAGACAGCTGAGACTGGACCATCGGCATGGGGGCTATCTGGATGATCTGGGAGATGGAAAAAAGAACACACTGAGAACTGCAAGTTGTGAGATAATGCTGTCTCTTAATTAATATATGGTCGACAAACCTTGCTTCCTGCCTGAGCGCCATTCTGGACAGGAAGTTGCGGGGCCACAATAGGAAACTGCTGGGCGGGAGCCGGTGCGGTCCGTACGGTTGCCATGGGAACAACCATTTTACCCTGGAGCACTGGAGACTGTGTTTGGACTGAGTCAAAGCaggaaaataattattattttttaatttattgagtCACCAAAGATGACTATTATTAGAAATGTAGCTTTAATGCCACCTCTCGTTCCTGGGCTGACAACGCCCACTGCTGGGCTGGATGAATAACACGCCTGCTGCTTTCCATTGGCCAACGGTGTGTGAGTGGGCGGGGCTGCTGGCAGGTTGAAGATACTGGTTGGCTGGCAgagctgttgctgctgctgtggcgGACTCTTAGGATTGGCAGGGAGTGTGGGCAGTATGTATTGGACTTGTGTGATGGCCTTACCACCAGGGGGAGCCAGAGAGGAGGTGGGAAGGAACTGGGGCTGTAAAAGGGGCAGAGGGAGCGGTCCGTTGGAGTGGCTGTGCGGTGCTGAAGCAGCAGTGGAGGACAGGGACACCTGCTGCTGTTGGGGGGGCTGAGGCTGGGGCGGCGGAGTGATGAGCTGCACTGCGGGTTGGCCAGATAGAGCACCCCCTAACACAAAATTAGTCACCACTCCAGCCCCTACAGGGTTGGGTGACGGTGAAGAGTAGTAACCACTTGGCGCGGCGCTGTTTCCTGATCCAATCAGAAGTTGTGGTTGCTGCTGGAGGGCCATAGGCTTCCTCTCAGGCGGGTGTGGGCTGGATGAGGCGCCCCGCTCTCTGGGTTTGTTGACAATTGGGAGAGGTGTGCTGATAACGGGTCGCATTACGTTGGTCAGCACTGTGGAAGCCACCCTCACGGCGCCGATGCCCAGGTGCACATTTGCAACCACCGATGAGGAATGGGGAGGTCCTCCCGCTGCTGGAGAAGGGGAAATTACCGACTGTCCAGAAGAAAGGGAGAGAGGCGAGGCTTGCACTGCTCCCGCCTCAGCCCTTAAAGTGTCTTTTATGTCTCCCTCTTCCCTCCTCCTTGGATCAGAAAAGACTCCTGGTCTCCCCTCGTCGTAACGCTTGCTGCTGGAATAGGAGGACAGTGATACACTCCTGCCATGAGGGGTCGCatgtgaggaagatgaggatgcGGTGGAGCAGATGACTGGAGCAAAGACTCGCTGAAAAgccaaacaaatcaacaatgaTGACCAACAGTATAGAGGAATTTAccgtaaatgctccaattacaACAAGACTTGTTGTAATTGGAGGCAGGCAATAATTAGTGAGAGGctgtttttccaatattttggagtgtatgagaaagtggaaaatcTCCTTTGGACCGCATAACAATTTACTATCAAGTgtactgcacaaaacagcagcaacagaactaACCTtaaggaggttgcctacagccacagccgtGTTAATGCCAATATTTTTTCACCTGGTGataattaactcattcgctagcAAAGACAGTTTTCAACCGTAACACCTGatgtcaaaatgtatttatatgtatttttgtgtgagaggcaaaaagaggtgatgacgcaactgcaCAATGGAAAAGATCATGTTCAGTGCAGTTTTCATCTGTAAAAACAGCCACaatgtggcagaagtgcattttataagagctcggcatgtATCTTTCTCATGTATTCTAGCACGctacagcaaccaggaagttgaAAAGCATGGAGCCGTGTAGCATGCACAAAGAAAATCGTAATGCACACACGCGCaaacacacagttcagtttcaaatgtgaaaattttaaatagttcatggtgttataattgaaaataaattgtcAATTTTCAAGTAACACAACATAGTTATGTTGTGGCAAACtggtttatatatttttggctaatatatatgattacatttttgtcaaagtgaaagttattttttaaatgtatcttttcacaaatagttgtttttctctctttttttgtagaaaactacaattttgctgaaactcacccatgttctactgccaATTACTAAAGAAAGAATAGGATAGAAAACttattttctgatgaaagatgagtctaatccttctttattttattttattttttaggtaCCACGGTTGTAGctctagaacacaatattctctgTACCTTAATAAAgctgtcaaaataataaaaaaaggccagtaCTGAGAGGGGTGTCTTTTGACATATGGTTGCGGTTATGCGCTTTCTTTaagaccacacacacaacaactacAGGAAATGTTGCAAGTAATTCTAGGATTTACAATTTCTGATACTATTTTCGTTATGTGTTGTGTATCAAAAACCATAAAATAGCCATGTCGGTTACCTTCTGCATGCTTTCGTCGCCAGAACCCCTCTCGCTGTCGCTGTCCGTCACCCTCTCCTTACATTTGAGGTCGATGGAGCTGCTGGGATAAGGATCCtctggaaaacaaaataaactacAGCTACACTTGACATCCAACGTCGCTACAATTTTAAGACCACATTGATTTCCTATGTAAAGAGGAGTCAGGCATcagtttttgcagtttttgttaCAATGTAGACCAAATGTCTTaccaatgacatcatcatctccCTCCTCCTCACAGATGACCATGCGCTCCTCATCACTGGTCATGTCCTCGCTGACCCCTCGCTGAGACTGGGACAGGGTTGGGGCGTGGCTTGAAAACTGACTGCCTCCATCTCCACACATCTAAGGGAAAATAAACGGTCACAGTACTGCGTATAATATTAAGTCATAAGGCTTGAAAAGACAGAGATGCCTGAGTCTCAAACTGTGTAAACTTTAATGTTCCATAGTAATCTACAGTCACACTATTAACTGTACCTGTGCCAGCTCCGCCAGGGCTTGTGTGTTGCCCCTGTCACTGCGCTCCAGGTTGTGTACAGCACTTTGAGAGAAGGCTCTGGGCCGAGTCAACTGGCTCATGTGGCCCTCTGCTGCACTCCTCTCAGACACACCCACCAGACCCGGCGCCACCCCTTTCATCTCCACAGAATTCGGCTCTACCaggtacaaaaaacaaaaggcatGTTAAGAAAAACGACTGataaatgttttattcatatGGGTTCTACGAGACCAACCTGTGGACTCAGACATGCTCCTCTCCCTGATATCTTTCCCTCCTGGAACACCGCGACCTTCAGAGCTGGacttcttcctgtctttgttgCACCACTTCCAGTCAGGGTGGGCCTTAAAATGGGCCTCTTTCACCTGGCAACAAGAAGAAAGGACAACTCTTTGCTTGTATGCTTAACACGTAGCaccatatctttttttttaatgagtccTATTACTGTACCTGAAAAGCCAAGTCATGGTacttctgtttttcttttggtCCAAGAGCGTACCACCACTCCCCCAGGATCTTGCTGACAGTCCGGTTGTCCTGGTTGGGGTGGCGCTGGTGCACCAACGCTCGATGGCGCTTGCTAAAAATCATGAAGGCGTTCATCGGTCGCCGGATGTGGTCCTTCTCTCTCTGAGAAGATGAAAAACAAGAAGATGGACAATTGCAACATTGTCAAGTGGAACATCTGAAGTCAGAATTAGGaattcaacaaatacaaatagatcaTCCCAAGAGAGTGAAAAGAATACCTTTCCTGGGCTATTCTTGTCCCCATCTTTGGGCAGGGCACTGAGAGACTGCGTGCGTCTCTTTACAGGGGATGTCGAGAGGGGCTGCTCTGGTACAACTCCTGGCAGGAAGctacaataagacaaaaacagatGTCAGAATGCTAGTAGACAGTACAAAGTCCATCAGTCCTATTCAATGACTAGTTTTATCTCAAGTATTGAAGAAACTAAACTGAAATGAAAACGCTGCCTTTTTATACAGTGCGCTGCAAAGGAAAGCTTTTGTTCCTCTCTGCTTTGTTCTGGCATGGAGCTCTACTGCCCAAATTagtgcaagaaaaaaaagacaaatcacACTCACTCACTGTATGTCTGTGTACACAGCAATGCGCCAAGAATAACTGCAAAAAGGCTAACACATTCTgttacattaaaatatgaacATACGGGTCATCTACGTCACTCTCTGTTTCGCTGTCGGGCCTTTCTCTCTCCCCGTCCCCTTTCTCCTTCTCTGGCTCCTCGGGAGCTGGGGCATGTCGGGTCAGGGGACCTCTCTCCACTGTGGGAGGTGCCTCGACGGGCTCCGGAGGTGGTGCTGCTCCCCCCTGGCAATCTGAGGAAACACAAGACACTCTTGATGACTTGATCGAGACAAATTAAGTATTTAATTATTCAGCATCAGTAT
This genomic window from Doryrhamphus excisus isolate RoL2022-K1 chromosome 17, RoL_Dexc_1.0, whole genome shotgun sequence contains:
- the znf526 gene encoding zinc finger protein 574, which encodes MMEAEGVHVEAEQPDEIYIEHQYMCSECHQLFNTLEDVLVHQQIHTSQEGEGEAGETVQCEMEQVQQYQCLECGTILFNSEELLLHQEMHMRDAEQQEALVPEDSGSQLPRPVQYQCLDCLALFDSPDTWLEHRRSHSTSTTHSQTETIEYMLQPDGTVAPVNNMQNFVLTERQAGEILAQVFAQQQQKSAYSRVSKSGSRASLLPPVTPNPGLAAMQLQILTAQALADSSSLLGQKKRGARLRLAPSSRSDTQQRQASEMVVVHPYECSECSLVFQTPEDLLQHQGEHFLGRDKESSEAGVVSSFEEADKADGLTMTQPIVEKKAVWSKPQKCTLCDRTFNSANRLSAHQRVHELGTHECSECGKIFKKEASLQAHMRTHSGVARYLCVDCGHGFTTEMTLIMHRKSHTADPFHKCQFCNKTFTNMTKYLYHRRTHLSLDTPGTLTPSASISVDAAPRRASLSTLAILQRVREKKNLIAPLTEEEMEKMDQDPAGVSQSRSKEAKQGEMIEDVVSAAAAEEGSAPKPEEVASSSAVSLDKPFTCQTCSKRFLSQLQLIHHRRTAHAPERRFLCGICGKSFKKQIHVRNHIRTHTGERPFQCADCGKTFSSLANLTRHNLIHTGLRPYRCNWCHRSFSQSSNLRQHSLLHFGGAGLNCPDCPATFRWAKKLAAHRFIHHPGSPAPFPCPHCDDGFLTRKQRDGHCLEQHPILPPVGHAEVVDVKSEASTSTVCKVKSEDPSSVTRGGLDCNICGKKLNSAANLRLHKLSHLGGAGRPHGALGKRAKAHQCLVCGKFFASTSSVALHQRVHTGERPFPCQECGKRFRQNTHLREHLRTHSGERPFSCEECGKCFIQSMHLAEHRRTHTGERPHVCPQCGKAFKTFSNLRNHKTTHSKQQRLDKEAAAAAQVAVATTSSTVTVVEGPAVELAKGQSHLIQIHASDGQQGTPTIMCNEFGETIAIIESSEGVALPLEQALEIFHTALENGLTVEGMQLL